In Synechocystis sp. PCC 6714, the following are encoded in one genomic region:
- a CDS encoding transposase, producing MAGRRKNKKDLIAPMLFSGSLNAEGFEGWLELYLIPALTIPSVLIMDNAPIHRKSRIRKIVEEAGHTVLFLPTYSPDLNDIEHDFSALKRARTYASPDVSIDEIIRNYCVAWCPIFNLTSYSRKSRSYAMSCLLV from the coding sequence GTGGCAGGTAGAAGAAAGAATAAAAAAGATTTAATAGCACCGATGCTATTTAGTGGAAGTTTAAATGCCGAAGGTTTTGAAGGATGGCTTGAATTATACCTGATACCTGCATTAACAATTCCATCGGTATTAATTATGGATAATGCGCCTATTCATAGAAAGAGTAGGATTAGAAAAATAGTAGAAGAGGCAGGACATACAGTTTTATTTTTACCTACCTACTCGCCAGATCTTAATGACATAGAGCATGATTTTAGTGCATTGAAAAGAGCAAGAACATACGCCTCTCCAGATGTAAGCATAGATGAAATTATTCGTAACTACTGTGTAGCATGGTGTCCCATATTTAATTTAACTAGCTATAGTCGTAAATCTAGATCGTATGCCATGAGTTGCTTATTAGTTTAG
- a CDS encoding IS630 transposase-related protein, whose product MAYDLDLRLRVISFLEEGNGVTKASKIFKVGRETIYRWLSRENLEPTKVKNRRRKIDIKELEKDVMENPDMPMKERAKKFGVTASALSYRFKEMGITRKKNSYYIKKEMKKKEQNIKKS is encoded by the coding sequence ATGGCATACGATCTAGATTTACGACTAAGAGTAATAAGTTTTCTAGAAGAAGGGAATGGTGTAACGAAGGCATCAAAAATATTTAAGGTAGGTAGAGAGACAATTTATAGATGGTTAAGCCGGGAAAATCTGGAACCAACGAAGGTAAAGAACCGGCGTCGGAAGATAGATATAAAAGAGCTGGAGAAAGATGTGATGGAAAATCCAGATATGCCGATGAAAGAGAGAGCAAAGAAATTCGGTGTAACTGCTAGCGCACTGTCATATAGATTTAAAGAAATGGGAATTACCAGAAAAAAAAACAGTTACTATATAAAGAAAGAGATGAAGAAAAAAGAGCAGAATATCAAAAAATCCTGA